One genomic window of Ammospiza nelsoni isolate bAmmNel1 chromosome 4, bAmmNel1.pri, whole genome shotgun sequence includes the following:
- the NAAA gene encoding N-acylethanolamine-hydrolyzing acid amidase, producing the protein MGCGPWALLALLCGVAGAAAPLRCNVSLDSPAEQRWLPVLRHFEPAFLRAAVQRIIDESVPKWVHQVIQPIAAELELFMPQPFAGEIAGMCKALGIKLGDGILLNFAYESTAFCTSIVAQDDKGNIYHGRNLDYAFVDILSKITLDVQFIKGGQVAYQGTTFLGYVGLWTGQSPHKFTISGDERDGGRWWENAIAAFFNRNYPVSWLVRDTLSQAEDFQAAVLRLADIPIIAEVYYIVGGVSPKEGMVITRNRRGPADLWPLDPLGGAWFRVETNYDHWTTPPPFDDRRTAAIKALNATGQHNINFDTLFKVLSVKPVLNNNTVYTTVMSAALPDRYQTWMRAGQ; encoded by the exons ATGGGCTGCGGGCCGTGGGCGCTTCTGGCGCTGCTGTGCGGGGTGGCGGGGGCGGCGGCCCCCCTGCGCTGCAACGTGAGCCTGGACAGCCCGGCCGAGCAGCGCTGGCTGCCCGTGCTGCGGCACTTCGAGCCCGCCTTCCTGCGCGCCGCCGTCCAGCGGATCATCGA CGAGAGCGTACCCAAATGGGTTCACCAGGTCATCCAGCCCATAGCAGCCGAACTGGAGCTCTTCATGCCCCAGCCCTTCGCGGGAGAGATTGCGGGGATGTGCAAAGCACTTGGAATCAAACTCGGAGATGGAATCCTGCTGAACTTTGCCTACGAATCCACTGC GTTCTGTACCAGCATTGTGGCTCAGGATGACAAAGGCAACATTTACCATGGTCGGAACCTGGATTACGCTTTTGTCGATATATTGAGCAAGATCACACTGGATGTGCAGTTTATCAAGGGTGGGCAG GTTGCGTACCAAGGCACCACATTTCTTGGTTACGTCGGCTTATGGACTGGGCAGAGTCCACACAAGTTCACCATCTCCGGAGATGAACGAG atgGTGGTAGATGGTGGGAAAATGCTATAGCTGCTTTCTTCAATAGGAATTACCCGGTCAGCTGGCTTGTGAGAGAT ACCCTGAGCCAAGCAGAGGACTTCCAGGCTGCTGTTCTCAGACTGGCTGACATTCCCATCATTGCTGAGGTTTACTATATTGTGGGAGGTGTCTCACCCAAAGAAGGCATGGTCATAACGAGGAATAGAAGAGGACCAGCAGATCTCTGGCCTCTCGATCCCTTAGGTGGAGC GTGGTTCCGTGTGGAGACAAACTACGATCACTGGACTACCCCTCCTCCTTTTGATGATCGCAG AACTGCAGCCATCAAAGCTCTCAATGCTACTGGACAGCACAACATCAACTTTGATACACTCTTTAAG GTGTTGTCAGTGAAGCCAGTCTTAAACAA TAACACAGTGTACACTACAGTCATGAGTGCTGCACTTCCAGATCGGTACCAGACATGGATGAGAGCCGGGCAGTGA
- the SDAD1 gene encoding protein SDA1 homolog produces MSGRQGNKLPSNLPQLQNLIKRDPTSYTEEFLQQYHHYQSHVEIFTFQPDKPSKELAELLMFLAQVAHCYPEHMASFPQQLKELLSYHHTVLDPDLRMTFCKALILLRNKNLINPTSLLELFFQLLRCHDKLLRKTLYTHIVTDIKNVNAKHKNNKVNTALQNFMYTMLRDSNPTAAKISLDVMIELYRRNIWNDAKTVNVITTACFSKVTKVLVASLKFFLGKDEDEKQGSESESEDDGPTARDLMMRYATNKKTTKRKKKLEKAMKVLKKQKKKSKPEVFNFSAIHLIHDPQDFAEKLLKQLENCKERFEVKMMLMDLISRLVGIHELFLFNFYPFVQRFLQPHQREVTKILLFAAQASHQLVPPEIIQSVLMTIANNFVTDKNSGEVMTVGINAIKEITARCPLAMTEDLLQDLVQYKTHKNKNVMMSARTLIHLFRSLNPEMLQKKFRGKPTEASVEARIHEYGELDAKDYIPGAEVLEVEDQKEKGGTQEEDGWESASLSEEEDNDDGEWIDVHHSSDEEQQQLAEKVKSMPIEERKAKAAAVSTSRLLTQEDFKKIRLAQLSRELNSAPGKAAKRKYIEIDDEEEEEGRGELLSLRDIEHLHKKPKSDKETRLATAKAGKTDRKEFVKKKTKINPFASSSNKEKQKNKNFMMMRYSHSVRTKNKRSFREKQLALRDALLKKRKQLLK; encoded by the exons ATGTCGGGCCGTCAGGGCAACAAGCTGCCCAGCaacctgccccagctgcagaacCTCATCAAGCGCGACCCCACCTCCTACACCGAGGAG TTCCTGCAGCAGTACCACCACTACCAGTCCCATGTGGAGATCTTCACCTTCCAGCCGGACAAGCCCAGTAAGGAGCTGGCCGAGCTGCTGATGTTCCTGGCGCAG GTTGCCCACTGCTACCCTGAGCACATGGCCAGCTTCCcgcagcagctgaaggagctaCTCTCCTACCACCACACGGTCCTGGACCCCGACCTGCGCATG ACTTTCTGTAAGGCTCTGATCTTGTTGAGAAACAAGAATCTAATAAATCCCACGAGTCTGCTGGAGCTCTTCTTTCAATTGCTGCGGTGCCACGATAAACTGCTACGGAAG ACCTTGTACACTCACATTGTGACAGACATCAAGAATGTCAACGCCAAACACAAGAACAATAAAGTGAACACA GCACTGCAGAACTTCATGTACACCATGTTGAGAGACAGCAATCCCACTGCTGCCAAGATATCTCTGGATGTGATGATAGAGCTTTACAGAAGGAATATTTG gaatgATGCCAAAACAGTCAATGTAATCACAACTGCCTGCTTTTCCAAAGTGACCAAG GTGTTAGTTGCTAGTTTGAAGTTCTTCCTTGGGAAAGATGAGGATGAGAAACAGGGCAGCGAGTCGGAGTCTGAG GATGATGGCCCCACGGCCAGGGATCTGATGATGCGCTATGCCACCAACAAGAAAACCACCAAGCGCAAGAAGAAACTGGAGAAAGCCATGAAGGTCCTCAAG aagcagaaaaagaagagcaaGCCAGAGGTGTTCAACTTCTCTGCCATTCACTTGATTCATGATCCCCAAG ACTTTGCTGAGAAACTGCTGAAGCAGCTGGAGAACTGCAAGGAGCGATTTGAAGTGAAGATGATGCTCATGGACCTAATATCCAGGCTTGTTGGAATACATGAG ctgtttctttttaatttctaccCCTTTGTTCAGCGGTTCCTCCAGCCCCATCAGAGGG AAGTGACAAAGATTCTTCTGTTTGCTGCACAGGCTTCACATCAGCTGGTACCACCTGAG attatCCAGTCAGTGTTGATGACCATTGCCAACAACTTTGTCACAGACAAGAATTCTGGAGAGGTCATGACTGTAGG gATCAACGCAATAAAAGAAATCACTGCAAGGTGTCCCTTAGCCATGACTGAAGATCTGCTCCAAGACCTTGTTCAGTACAAGAcgcataaaaataaaa ATGTGATGATGTCCGCAAGAACTCTGATACACCTGTTCCGCTCTCTGaatccagagatgctgcagaagAAGTTCAGG GGTAAGCCTACGGAAGCCTCAGTGGAAGCCAGGATTCATGAATATGGAGAACTGGATGCCAAAGACTACATTCCAGGAGCAGAAGTACTAGAGGTGGAGGatcaaaaggaaaagggaggaacCCAAGAGGAAG ATGGCTGGGAAAGTGCTAGCCTGAGTGAGGAGGAGGACAATGACGATGGAGAATGGATTGATGTGCATCACTCCTCAGATGAGGAGCAGCAACAATTA gcagaaaaagtgaaaagcaTGCCCATAGAGGAACGAAAAGCCAAAGCTGCAGCAGTCAGTACAAGCAGGCTGCTAACTCAGGAAGACTTCAAGAAAATACGTCTTGCCCAGCTTTCCAGAGAACTTAATTCTGCACCTGGCAAAGCTGCAAAGCGGAAATATATTGAAATAGatgatgaagaggaggaggagggcag GGGGGAGTTGCTTTCACTCAGAGATATTGAACATCTGCATAAGAAGCCCAAGTCAGACAAGGAGACCAGACTGGCAACTGCAAAG GCTggaaaaacagacagaaaagaatttgtgaaaaagaaaaccaaaattaacCCATTTGCCAGCTCTTCcaataaagaaaagcagaagaacaAGAACTTCATGATGATGAGGTACAGCCATAGTGTCCGGACCAAGAACAAGCGTTCCTTTAGGGAGAAACAG CTGGCTCTTAGAGATGCActtctgaaaaagagaaaacagctgCTAAAATAA
- the JCHAIN gene encoding immunoglobulin J chain: protein MKSTWSLCVALAVSLGIILVAGYPVGPSDEEYVLVNNKCQCVTVTSKFVPSQENPQEEVLERNIRIIVPLKARENISDPLSPLRTTFVYRLSELCKNCEPIEIDLGGAIHQAQQGNSCEEPQTCYTYDRNECYSSPVPLLYHGEVMQVPAALTPDSCFAQ from the exons ATGAAGAGCACTTGGTCGCTGTGTGTTGCCTTGGCTGTCTCCTTGGGGATCATCCTTGTGGCAG GTTATCCAGTGGGTCCCAGCGATGAGGAGTACGTGCTGGTCAATAATAAGTGTCAGTGTGTAACAGTGACCTCAAAGTTTGTCCCCTCTCAAGAAAATCCTCAGGAAGAAGTCCTGGAGAGAAACATCCGCATCAT AGTCCCCCTGAAGGCTCGGGAGAACATCTCGGACCCCTTGTCCCCACTCAGGACCACTTTTGTCTACCGCCTGAGTGAACT ATGCAAAAATTGTGAACCCATAGAAATTGATCTGGGCGGGGCCATCCACCAGGCCCAGCAGGGCAACTCCTGTGAAGAACCTCAGACATGCTACACCTATGACAGGAATGAGTGCTACagctcccctgtgcccctgctgtACCACGGGGAGGTGAtgcaggtgccagcagctctgaccCCAGACTCCTGCTTCGCCCAGTAG